A window of the Juglans microcarpa x Juglans regia isolate MS1-56 chromosome 5D, Jm3101_v1.0, whole genome shotgun sequence genome harbors these coding sequences:
- the LOC121264351 gene encoding O-fucosyltransferase 23, producing MDLPPNHKHSKFSGRYLNSIACRCVVLVVIALVIRAVLLPTFSGFGWIEQQNLIFIQNRSLLFSSEFGIRKDKFLEVPQIVWGLNNQKIAFARACLTARMLNRTLLMPSLSASLFYKEIDLLRPISFDKVFQFEKFNSLCNGFVRLGRYSDLTNRIGIFELRKGSGRKWTIERDLDQLRQHRKDTTDGHELIRIVGKNPFLWHDHWPIKDYARVFECLVLVDEIAKEADKVVSKIREKEMEVTRKTESVQHGISSESSTFQRVPYVAVHMRIEIDWMIHCKKLEQRFNTSQICSSKEEIMERVGNIMDLKTPTVVYLAVADSLLEDSSILNGWKVGLLPLEKKKLGVDGIYRKYPYLIQSAIDYEVCLRADVFVGNSFSTFSSLIVLERTQKMIKEGITRSCGMDVRWPSYAYNILGESKGPHRWMTNMSDSSLQAISYGSNDISSC from the coding sequence ATGGACTTACCGCCTAATCACAAACATTCCAAATTCTCTGGCCGGTATTTGAATTCCATAGCATGCAGATGCGTTGTTTTGGTTGTGATTGCTCTGGTTATTAGAGCTGTTCTGCTTCCTACATTCTCCGGCTTTGGTTGGATTGAGCAGCAGAACTTGATCTTCATCCAGAACCGCTCTCTGTTATTCAGTTCTGAATTTGGAATTCGGAAAGATAAATTCTTGGAGGTTCCTCAGATTGTATGGGGTCTAAACAATCAAAAGATTGCATTTGCAAGAGCTTGTCTAACTGCAAGAATGCTGAACCGAACTCTTTTGATGCCTAGCTTAAGTGCTTCACTGTTCTACAAAGAAATTGACCTCCTGCGACCCATTTCCTTCGATAAGGTGTTCCAATTCGAGAAGTTCAATTCACTCTGCAATGGATTTGTCCGATTGGGTCGTTACTCCGATCTTACGAATCGTATAGGGATCTTTGAGCTTCGAAAGGGAAGCGGAAGGAAATGGACAATTGAGAGAGATTTAGATCAACTGAGACAGCATAGAAAAGACACTACTGATGGGCATGAGCTAATTCGAATAGTTGGGAAGAACCCATTTTTATGGCACGATCATTGGCCTATTAAGGACTATGCCCGGGTATTTGAGTGCTTAGTTTTGGTTGATGAGATAGCAAAGGAAGCGGATAAAGTTGTATCCAAGAttagagagaaagaaatggaggTAACAAGAAAAACTGAATCTGTGCAACATGGTATCAGTTCTGAGAGTTCTACGTTTCAGCGAGTGCCTTATGTAGCCGTCCACATGAGAATAGAGATAGATTGGATGATTCACTGTAAGAAATTAGAGCAGAGATTTAACACTAGCCAAATTTGTAGCAGCAAGGAGGAGATTATGGAAAGAGTGGGAAACATTATGGACCTAAAGACTCCAACTGTGGTTTACCTTGCTGTGGCTGACAGTCTTCTCGAAGATTCTTCTATATTGAATGGATGGAAAGTAGGCTTGCTTCCTTTGGAGAAAAAGAAACTGGGCGTTGATGGAATTTACAGGAAGTATCCATATCTCATTCAGTCGGCAATTGATTATGAAGTGTGCTTAAGGGCTGACGTCTTTGTGGGAAACAGCTTTTCTACTTTTTCGAGTCTTATTGTTCTCGAGAGAACACAGAAGATGATCAAAGAAGGCATCACGAGATCGTGTGGGATGGATGTAAGGTGGCCGTcttatgcatataatatattagggGAATCGAAGGGCCCTCATAGATGGATGACAAATATGTCTGATTCAAGCCTTCAAGCAATTAGCTATGGCTCTAATGACATCTCTTCTTGTTGA